The Anopheles moucheti chromosome 3, idAnoMoucSN_F20_07, whole genome shotgun sequence genome contains the following window.
AAAGAAGCAGACTGTGAAGATGAAACCACCACGGATCGGGTTGACCGTATTCTGTTGAAACGAATGAAGATGTCCTTAGCAGGCatacctccaccaccagcctTAACCTACTCCGATATTGATGTTGGTACCATGCTTACCATCTATCGGAGCAATGTGGAATCGTGGTTAGTGAAAAACGTGTTACACAAGAACGATAATGGTGGTGATTGTGAAGCTGacaacaaacagcagcagcagtgtctCACTAAACCAACTCATTCGACTGACGACCTAGCCAGCTTGAAATGGCCCGAACTGAAGAAGCATAGAGCACATGGACTGCATTACAATCGGTCGAGGGTGTCTGAGTCTTTTGAACTCTTAGGTTTAAAATACATAGAGCGGTACATAAGCGCAGAAACAAGCTGTTCTTTCAATATGACTATTATGCAATCGAGCgccaaaaaacgaaaccaacgaTTAAAGTAAGTGTACGGAGAGGGTTGCAAGAGATTCCACTATGTGATCATTTGTGTAGCCAACGGACTGAtcttatgttttttgttcctctcTCTAGACTGTTGAACCAATCGCCGGGAAGACGATTAAGCCACCTAGCTAGACGCAGGGCTACGTTTTCGTCTGAAAGTCTACTTAACACAAGCGGCAGTCAGAGTGGTAGCATAGTAAGCGCCGGAAAAGCTCCCATCAATGCGGGTGTACTGAGAAGACTAAATCCGCACCGTGTGTGCAATAATAGACAAGTGCTGTTAGATCCCAAGTAAGTTCTTTTGCATTCGCATCTTTGGTGAGCAAAACATATGCCTTACCACTTcacatttatattttttactcTCGGTTTTTTTCCAGAAAATCAGACaatcgaaggaaaaataaaattaaaacgccCAAACGTCGAACACCAGGCGGCAGGAAATCCCCACGTCGTCGTACACCGGGTTCGTCGTCTAAAAAATTATCTTTGCTTCGTACTAGTGCCGGTAGTAAATCATCCACCCAAGTACATGTTCCCGCTACCCGTGAGTCATCCAAACGAGCTCTGTTCTTGAGCCCACAGAATAGCGGGCCGTCGTGTTCATCACGCAACGATGATCACCCTTCTCTCGGTAGcaatagcaaacaaacgaaccgtTCGATATTTTCCGAGGCTCGAATGTTAAAATCGAAACGATCATTATTTTCCCAACCGCTCGGAACAGCGGAAAATAATTGTGAGTCGACATCTAGCTCAAATGTATGTAATGTTCCGTCCAGTACGTCTACCAACACGACATCGACCAAGCGACGACGCTCTTCCACTGCTGATGACAATGGTGTAGAAAATGCGTGCGGCGAGCGGACGGAGAAAATTCGGCGCATGGAATCTTCCGGTTTAACGGAAGAAGATTTGACGCCACGCTCGCTGAAGTTTGCTCGTAGCAAAAGTTTCTGCGTTGGCTTGCAAAGCATGACCCTCCCTTCGGCGGGATCGATCGACTGTGCACCGGTAATCGGAGGAAAATCATTAATTCGTGCGAATTCGGAAATATCCTCTGCAGATGGGCCACGTCCATTCATTACGCTGACGGAAAACCACAAAAAGGTGAGGAAACTATCGCCACTGTCTCACAAATGCTGTTAGGGGTACTCTGATATATCTTGTATCGAATATTATTACAGAAATTACTATGGGCTGTTTCGCAAGCACTTCAAAGCAAGCAAATTTCAGCAAAACACGCACTTTTTAAACAACATGCCTCCAACTTGGTGCGTGTAGTGAAGCGACTGTTTTTAGAATTTAATGATCAAACCATTAGCAGTACGAGCGAGAAGCTGCTGAAGTAAGTATGACGTTTTATACTCCCAAAGGGGCAAGACATATTTGGTTCTTGTTTACaaatgtgatatttttttccgCTTATTTCTAACAGGTTAGCAAACAAGCATGTGTACGAAGTGATACAGGGTAAAAGTGTGGATGATATTTATTTCCGTGAAAAAACGCGAATCATGAATGCACGAAACATGCCGAAATTGCAGGGTTACATCGCGCCCGAGGAATACGAACTGCGCAAGTTGAAACGGACGACTAGCATAACTTCCTTTGACGGATCGTCCCCATTCGATTGTTCGTTGAGCGTTAGCCAAAGCTGTCTGAGCCAGAGTTCCATGCTATCGCAAGGTAATTCTTTCGCCGGTTTATCACAACTGTCGCAAACAAGCAGTTTCGGACGCACCGCACATATGAAGCCTGCAGCATCGACCGGTAGCGTTAATATGGTGGGCCTAAGCACCACTACTACTGCATTGCGCGAAAATGTCGACAGTGAGCTGCGCCAACGCTCCATAAAAAAGCAACTGCTCTTCTCTGGGAAAGACCAGAAAAACGTTAGTCCTTTCCGGACGGAAAAGAATTTGACCCTGCTGGGAAGTAACGTGAATACCAACAAACTGCTGGTCGGTGGTTCGTTTAATTCGAGCATCATGAAAGCTAAGCGACAGATTTCGTTCGAGTAGTGTATTTTTGGTGTGtgggaaaaaataatgaacaagAGAAATGTATGGTTTAGGCGGCCCCCTTAGGGATGCCATAGTGGCCTATTAaacaagtttaaaaagatagtgaCTTGTCGtagttgtgtgtgtgatggtttAGCATAAATGAACGGCTATTACAAGAAGTAATGTCCATTGAGTTTGTAATATTATTAAGGGTTTCGTGGGTGATCGatgtgtaaaatatttttaacagcaataaatttaaacaatgtTCTCTAAATTTCAGCAGCCGTGTTTATTGCAATGATCCTCCTCCGagtattttttcttgttttcccaAATTGGTGCAATTCATTCGACCTATCTATCGTTGGATCACTCTAAACGTGTGAGGTGTGCTGGTGACAATAGTGTGATGCTAACAACCAACAGTAGACGATCATGATCCTTGATCACATGTGAAACTCTTGCAACATCTGAAACATCTGTGAGAAATGGGAATTCTTGTTACCTCTTCTTAGGGTGATATTTTGCTGTTCAAAATAACTAATGCTGGAAAATATGACTCCAACGAGCCCACTGGGGTCAACTAATGAGCTAACGAGCTAGTTCACCATTATGAAAAAATCCAACCGTccattcaattttaaattgcaaTGCACAGTGCTCGTCTACAATCCGAAACTTGATGTGAGATGTTTGTTATAGTttgaaagtgatttttatAGATTAACTGGTTTTAGCTGAGTGTAATTTATTAATACTATCCTCCCTATGAGTAAATTGCACAGTTGGTGTACGACATTTCAGAGTGCGGTAGTTGTCAGACTTCCGGTCCAATTAAACCTCACATTCCATCTTATATGTCAGCTGTTTCTAAAGCTGTCAAAGCAAACCACTcgtaaacaaaacgaagcaaTTCTTCGTGCGCAGTAGTGCAGCTTCCTGTGTAATCCTCAAACACTTATACACCGGACGCAGGCACGCTCATTACAAGAAGAACCCGACACAACGATGGATGGTGGTGGAATTGTTTGCCTTCGCGCGATTCATTAAATTTGACCGCGACCTTGCGGTTTTTTTCATTGTTGGTGAGATCGACGAATGAACGTACACCGTGTTCACAAGGTAAGCGTAGAAAAGCTCATAGGAGGGGAATGTGTCGATGGGCAAACGTTTACGTAAACACGTACGCCCTGTGGTAAAGCCTTTTTTCGCTCCAAGTTGTGCCGTTTGTTTACATGGTGGTTCTCTGGGACAGAAAACCGGCTACGCTTATGTCACACCGAAAGGGTGTTGTTGTCTTGATTCAAACGGCGTGTGAAAATAAACTCGGCTGTGCTATTAATAGCGACGCACATGGTGAAAATGTTGAGTTGTTGTGATTGTAGCAAACGCGTCAGTTCATCTAAAAAAGGTGTCTATAGCAGTCACGAAAATCACAGCATCGGTACTGTGTGTACGAGGGCTTTATTCTAATAATCATGATAGAGAAGGGCATTCACGTATCGTTGTTATTTTACTCATTTTAGGTTAAAAGATGCGTAACCTTGAAGTGGTGGTAAGCAGGGCTGCAGTGCACGTACAGAGGCGCTTAGTGTAAGCCACCTGATAGTGTAGAAGGCGCACACGCAAGCGACATTGTAGTCCATAAGAGCAagaagttaaaaacaaaacactcaccaTAAGGAGCGCTCGGAATCGAGGATGAACAAAAGCTTGCACCGTCGGTGGAGAAGACGAGCAAACGGTTGCACGATTGCACCTTGAAACGTGAGCCGATAATGGTGAAGGTGACAAACCACCCCCACTCATCCCAttcaacgaaaacaaatcaaatgaaGCGGGCTTAGTGAATTCGGCAGTGGAATGGAAGTTTTGTCCGTGCTGTCGCTGCTGTTTTGGCGTCCCAACGAAACTAAGGTTGTACTGCAGGTGGTGCGGTGCTGTGGTGGTTacaaaaccatcaacaacaacagcagcagcatctaAATTCTAACCTCGTAAACGAACTAAGGCGACTACAGCGAATAAGACGAACGTGAAAAAGAAGGTGGTGATGATATAACACCATCACTGTACGGGTAACCCAATGTGCACTATGTGAAAATTGGTTGGAGCTCCAGAAAATTGTTTGGTGCTGTTCGGGGAATACGTTCATCCGGATTAGGAAGTGTACTTTTGATGTGCCTGTGTGtgagggaaaagaaaagtagCCAAAGAAAACGAGCGTACATGTACAAGGATCGTACAGGGCGCAAATTTTTACCTTTGTAATAGAAACGTAATGATGAATACTTTTTAGCAAATGAACCATTATTATGAAATGTGGCTATTTTGCGTTTGAATAATACTGATCAAACGCGTGTGTCCGTGAATACCACCGTTCCGCTCGTTGCGTAGCAACGCACCAGAGAACGTAATCGCATAAAAGATAGAACGAGAGCGCAAACATCATGGATCGTGACAAAAACGATACGTCGTCAAATTCTGGCATCGCAGGAGGCTTTGCTGGGTGCATAACACGCTTCATCTGTCAGCCGTTGGATGTGCTGAAGATACGCTTCCAGCTGCAGGTGGAACCGCTCAGCGAACAGCACGTAACCTCGAAGTATCGCACCATCGCCCAATCGACCCGGTTAGTGTATCGTGAAGAAGGTCTTCGTGCTTTCTGGAAAGGCCACAACCCCGCACAGGTGCTTTCGATCATTTACGGTGTGGCACAGTTTTCATCCTACGAACGATTCAATCATCTGTTACGAACGGTCGACACCTTTGAGCGGCATCAGAGTGGTCGCAACTTTGTGTGCGGTGCATTGAGCGGTACGTTCGCTACCGTGATTACATTACCACTGGATGTCGTCCGTACCCGACTGATCTCGCAAGACCCGGGCCGAGGTTACCGCAGCTCAGTTCAGGGGCTGAAGCTCATCTACACATACGAAGGCGTACGCGGACTATACCGGGGTTTAGGTCCGAGCGTGCTCCAGATTGCACCGCTTACCGGAGGCCAATTTATGTTCTACAACATCTTTGGCAGCATGTTCCGGCAGTATTTCAATATCAGCGCGAACGAGACGCTACCAGCGATCGAGCTGTTCATTTGCGGTGGACTGGCAGGGCTGTGTACGAAGCTGCTCGTGTATCCGCTGGATCTCGCCAAAAAGCGTCTACAGATTCAGGGCTTCGCTAAAAGCCGCCAAACGTACGGGCGACACTTTGTATGTGATAACATGTTCAACTGTCTGTACAATATCGCCAAGCAGGAGGGCATGATCGGACTGTACAAGGGACTGTATCCGGCGCTGCTGAAGGCGTGCTTTATGTCGGCGTTTTACTTTGCGATCTACGATG
Protein-coding sequences here:
- the LOC128305362 gene encoding mitochondrial thiamine pyrophosphate carrier-like yields the protein MDRDKNDTSSNSGIAGGFAGCITRFICQPLDVLKIRFQLQVEPLSEQHVTSKYRTIAQSTRLVYREEGLRAFWKGHNPAQVLSIIYGVAQFSSYERFNHLLRTVDTFERHQSGRNFVCGALSGTFATVITLPLDVVRTRLISQDPGRGYRSSVQGLKLIYTYEGVRGLYRGLGPSVLQIAPLTGGQFMFYNIFGSMFRQYFNISANETLPAIELFICGGLAGLCTKLLVYPLDLAKKRLQIQGFAKSRQTYGRHFVCDNMFNCLYNIAKQEGMIGLYKGLYPALLKACFMSAFYFAIYDEMVLILNH
- the LOC128302153 gene encoding uncharacterized protein LOC128302153, giving the protein MITKLRLSDNTSLGDIGTPISECDTNTGGTSCESMNRDNLCPNDQQSNDCGTYLQRSNRKKPVLPGSLLSDDSCNAVDNMLGIDGERPQKDCEEPEQNADLSFNGKIKSLTNPSHPLTTPIDGSSTETAPQAADDGCKSDLQTREDKFNESFELLTKENNSLIHYNNEKSPDLFADDDDDNDDGVVESGTGRRNCGYQEKENYDYLHRSYQRVSGVGAKEADCEDETTTDRVDRILLKRMKMSLAGIPPPPALTYSDIDVGTMLTIYRSNVESWLVKNVLHKNDNGGDCEADNKQQQQCLTKPTHSTDDLASLKWPELKKHRAHGLHYNRSRVSESFELLGLKYIERYISAETSCSFNMTIMQSSAKKRNQRLKLLNQSPGRRLSHLARRRATFSSESLLNTSGSQSGSIVSAGKAPINAGVLRRLNPHRVCNNRQVLLDPKKSDNRRKNKIKTPKRRTPGGRKSPRRRTPGSSSKKLSLLRTSAGSKSSTQVHVPATRESSKRALFLSPQNSGPSCSSRNDDHPSLGSNSKQTNRSIFSEARMLKSKRSLFSQPLGTAENNCESTSSSNVCNVPSSTSTNTTSTKRRRSSTADDNGVENACGERTEKIRRMESSGLTEEDLTPRSLKFARSKSFCVGLQSMTLPSAGSIDCAPVIGGKSLIRANSEISSADGPRPFITLTENHKKKLLWAVSQALQSKQISAKHALFKQHASNLVRVVKRLFLEFNDQTISSTSEKLLKLANKHVYEVIQGKSVDDIYFREKTRIMNARNMPKLQGYIAPEEYELRKLKRTTSITSFDGSSPFDCSLSVSQSCLSQSSMLSQGNSFAGLSQLSQTSSFGRTAHMKPAASTGSVNMVGLSTTTTALRENVDSELRQRSIKKQLLFSGKDQKNVSPFRTEKNLTLLGSNVNTNKLLVGGSFNSSIMKAKRQISFE